The following DNA comes from Nicotiana sylvestris chromosome 10, ASM39365v2, whole genome shotgun sequence.
gtatatatagtagttcgaaaccatgtaaaataaggcaagaattacaattgtatagtaattatggaaccaagtactaatcagaatcaaatcaatgctggtactcctttaattaaggggcaatcaaccaacggtaatgggtaaaaaatgtttaaggaaagaaatcaagtagagcATCATGTATAGAGTAGACAATGAGGGGTAAGTACATaggggttcaattaaggaaacaaccaatgaagaatcagtaaaatactcggttaaccaaataaggtaagaaaacaaaataaagttgcagaatatggaGATAATCGAAATGAGCACTTAGTAAATCATGGAATCAAGGATTCgaaattactgatttaaggagagtaacaTGGGTTCCCATGAATAAGCATCAAACCAAGTTAAAATAGGAAAATCGGAAGTCTAAAGGGAAattttcaaatcaagccaagaaacagggagctcagagtcaatcaaagagagagtcatgaatcatgttttagcatataaataaagtgagATATGAGTAACCAAACATAGCAagcaaagaggcaagtcttgaccAGTCAAaacgaacacaagcacatagagctGATGTAAGTTAGgcataagaaactcagtagaaacacaTTCGAAGTGAGATAGTCACAGAGACTCAAACAAGAACAGGCCAGTCACAGAATCAaacgaagaaacctagaaaaaTTAAGGTTTTCAACATAGGCGAGTTAAAGAGAAGATAGAAACACAAAGAGATTTCGAAAAGGAACTTCTGAACTTACACAAATTGTCTCAGACCCAAAGCCATaagattttcaacaatagaagGGTTTTAAAAAGAGGATAAACAGATAGATcggacaaaactcaagcaaacaaAACAGTTAAAAGAAATTAGGTTTTTTTTAAACATGCAAAATCAGGAAGAAGGATAATACGAGCAAACACAGCAAAACatatcaaaaatcaaagaaaggtttcgaaataacttaacagaaccTTAATTAGAAAGATAAGGAGTTTTGAAAGcggagttttaaaagaaacttcgagaaaagtaCTTAGAAGTTCAGAGCAGACATAGATCTAAAATAGATCTAAGAgaaccttaaaggttagggtttcagaagaaccccaagcggtgagaaaggctttgaaaaccatcgatctaagcagaaGAGTCAAGAGtcagactcgaatagccatggctggccggagaaaggtcaaagATGACCGGAGAACAGCCGTAAACTGAAATCGACCAAGGTCTGGACCAAGCTCCTTCAAGATCTAGCCTTCAAACCATAATAATCGAATACGCAGGAGCCATGGGAGGTGGATACATGCCTCCGATGACCTTGGGAGCCATGGACTTGGAAGATTTTAGGGTTTGTAATCGATGTCGGCGGCTAGGGTTGGAGAGGGTTTGACAGAGGATTAAGAGAGAAAAGGATTCAGAGGTGGCTAGGTGTGCGAAATgtggttagggttaggggtcgtttgaattaaaaaaggtaaggattgttgttggccgttgatctgaatgatcaatggcctggattaaaACGGGCGAGTGAGTGGGTTATGAAGACGAGTTTGGGTCGGATTACACAGGGATTGGGTTAGGGTAATTAGGCCTCAGATTAGGTTTAATTGGGGTGCAAAAtcaggctagaattgaaataaaattgggctaacatttaaatagtcaCTTTTCACTATTTGATTTAAaacaaatagtaaaataatttctaaaaataaattaaaggtactaaaatgattaatagtacataattatcaaatttaaaatactggacttaatttttatgaatataaacgtaattaatcttaaaagaggctaatgttgtaattatatacaattttactttaaaaatactaaatgactttgtaaaaatatgcaaaaatttatATTACCTCTATTTtaacataaatatgagaattcaataagtgaatcacaaaaatgataattttgggaataattattgggtttttctagataaaatgggcaataaattgatttaaaaatctttaaaaattaagaaaaaataataaaatatttgggcatgcttatatatgcatacatatgctattttgaaagtgttttgcatattaaaaaaaatatacagggaaaaattgggtattaacaggCCAtcctaaagaaaatggaagagatggaaaatgagaacaaaacactACGCGACCAGATGAAGGAACATCAGGAGCGGGTCGACAAAATACCAGGCGCTCCAAACCTATTACCAAAATGCGATGTGGGCCGATTCGTCGAACAACCTTACAGCGAAGGGACTGCTCCACACTTtattccaaagaccttcaaaatgctgccatacttgaaaatatatgacGGGACCACAGACCCGGAGGATCACTTAATCCATTATGTTACTGCAGTAAAGGGAAATGATCTATCAAAAGAATAGGTACCGTTTGTGCTGCTAAAGAAGTTCGGTGAGACCTTGACACGGGGAGCATTGACATGGTACTCCCAGCTACCAGTGCGATTGATATCGATGTTCGAAGAGATGGCAGATAAATTCACCACCGCTCATACAGGAGCGAAGAAGGCTGAGGCTAGGGTCAATGATATTTTCGCCATCAGGCAAACGACGGGCGAGGGACTTTGAGATTTCCTAGCCCGATTCAACAGAGTAAGGATGAGTCTACCGAACGTGTCAGAAGGATGGTAGTAGCagcctttcaaaatgggttaaacaggAACGGGGCAAAGGCAACCAAAAAACTGCTCAatagactcatgaagtaccccctACCACATGGGAAGAGATCCATAATGCCTATTGCGTCGAGGTGAGGGCAGACGAGGACGACCTGAATGGCCCGCTTCAACGATTAACATCAGTCCAGACCGAGACAAGGAGAGATCGACGTAACGACGGGCGAAGAGATCAACCACCATGTTTCAATCGCGAAAGGCATCCGCCCTATATCCGAACATCTAACCTTCCCCCTCCACGACATGCGGACGCCACGCCACGACACGTTGTACCCCTCCTcaacgaaagaggtatgcctccactactatctgctcataatttttgtgtttccccttcagagATAGTGTACGCATTGGAGAAGTTGGGCACGAAGGTgcagtggccgcaaaagatgaaatCAGATCCAAGCACTAAGAGTTCAAACGTCCTCTGTGAATTCCACCAAGAAAGAGGACACAAGACCGAAGATTGCATAGGTCTGCGGCATGAAGTAGTTAGGATGTTGAACAAGGGGTACCTGAAAGAACTGATAAGCGATAAAGGAAGGGCCAACTTCGCTCGAGGTCGCGACCCATCTCAAGGGCCTCCAAAGCCAACATCATAAGCCcataccatacaaatgatcattggcggcGGCGATGACacggtaatcaaccatgtgaagtttACTACTAGCACAAACTCAAACGGACAGTCGCCCACGAACGGTATGATGACCTtgaagatagtatcatcttcgataagtcagataccgacggtttgtctttccctcactatgatgctttggttataactttatgCATCGCTGATACCGATGTAAAAAGAATCATGGTGGAGGACGGAAGCGGCGCGTGTATTGTTCACCCGTGAGTTCTCATGCAAatgaggctcgaggataaaataatatcgtgttgcataacactaacgggttttaataatgcagtagaGCGGACATCTGGAGAAATAGTTCTACCTGTCCTAGCAGGAAGGTTCACCCTGGAAACAACATTCCACGTTATGAACCAGGAAATGGCCTACAATGCCAtcataggacgaccatggatacacgctATGCAAGCCGTCCCCTCAAGCTTCTATCAAGTGATCAAATTTCTCACCCCATGGAGGATATTCAGTATTCGAGGTGAGCCACGTattgcccaagaatgctaccggatcgcccaagattgcacacacacAAAATAGCTAAAAGGGGCATGTGCGGAAGCATAGCAGTCAGCCATGTCAAGCACCAAACCCGACATACAAGTAGAGGCCATCAAAGATCCAGACCTTGTAGAATCTTGTAAGGCAACCGTGGAAGATCTTGACCCCGCCATCTAGATAACATCGACTGCACCAAAACGGCTTATGTTGGGCATAACCTCTCGGAGCCAGGTGAGTATCATGAGTTTTTAACTAACAACGCCGATTTGTTTGCTTTTTCCCACTCTATGCCAGGAATCCCAAGGGAGATCGCCACGCATAAACTGAATGTCGACCCACTCTATCTGTCGGTATGACAAATAAGGAGGAAGTTCAATGCCGCAATCAATGAGGCAGTCATCGAGGAAGTTGATAAATTACTCGCCAACGGTTCCATCAGAGAAtcgaaatacccccaatgggtcgccaatgtggtcatggtcaaaaagaagaatAGGAAGTGGTGAATGTGTGTCGACTTCACCGATTTAAACAAATCATGCCCGAATGACTCTTTCCCGTTACCCAAATCGACCAACTTATCGATGCAACAGTGGGACACAAACTGCTGAGCTTCCTGGACGCGTACTccggctataaccaaattctcatggttgaagaagatcaagaaaagaccactttcatcactcaccgagGTACGTACTGCTATAAGGTGATACCGTTCGGGCTTAATAACACAAGGGCCACGTACCAAAGGTTAGccaccaaaatgttcaaagagcAACTCGGTAAGacaatggaggtttacatcgatGACATGCTAGTGAAGTTGTCAAAGAAAGAAGATCACATTGGTCACCTGAAGGAATCCTTCGAATTACTAAGGCAGTACGGAATGACTGGATCCCGAAAAGTGCACCTTCGGCGTGACTTCTGGAAAGTTCATAGGTTTCCTAGTGTCACAAAGGGGAATCGAGGTCAACCCGGATCAAATCAAGGCCATCGACGCAATACCAGAAATACTGACCAGCAAAAAACTGGCAGGATGAATAGCATCCCTATCAAGGTTCATTTCACGACACTCGGATAGATGCCATAAATTCTTCAATGTACTAAGGAAAGACCACGGGCTGCAATGGAACGAGGAATGCATCGATGCCCTGAGAAAGCTGAAAACGTATCTATCCTCACCACCACTACTCGTCAAAGTGGACCCAGGTGAATGCCTACTTGTGTATCCAGCAGTTTTCGAAGTTACGGTCAGCGCAGTCTTGGTCCGTGAAAATAAAGGTACACAATCTCcaatttactatatcagcaaaaaCTTTAATCAATGCCGAGACAAGGTACCCTCAACTTGAAAAACTAGCTCTGGCATTGGTCATAGCTTCACGGAAGCTTAGACCGTACTTCAaatgtcaccccataaaagtggtgacaaccttcccTCTAAGGGGTATCCTACACAAACCCAAACTATCAGGTAGActagccaaatgggccatagaactaaGCAAGCATGACATAACGTACCAACCGCGCACTGCCATCAAGTCACAGGTGCTCGCAGACTTCGTCGCTGATTTCAGCACGAAAATATTGCCCGATGTAGAACAGGAAGCATTCAGCACTTCTACACATgccgacctctgggtcctctacaccgatgGTGCCTCTAACGCCTCGAGATCAGGACTGGGACTCATCCTCGAGGTCCCTACAAGTGAAGTAATCcgccagtccatacgatgccctgaggtgactaacaacgaggctgagtatgaagctgtgattgcaggtttgaagttagccctcaaatatggcaCTCGACGACTCGTCCTCTACTGTGACCCCCAACTCGTGGTGAATCAAGTCaccgggactttccaaatcaaagagcagaGGCTGCAAAGATACCAGTCAGAAATCCACAAACTACTACCAGAAATCGATGAATGCTGCCTCGACCAAATACCCAGGGCGTAAAATATCGAAGCAGACGGCCTCGCTAAATTAGCTGCGGCTAccaagaatatcaacaaagaaaacaTGGTCACCATCCTTCATTCCGCAATAGAGCacgtcgaggtacattctataaacttaacttgggactggcgtaacTGCTTCGTAGCCTATTTGTAGAATGGAATGCTCCCGCAagacaaaaaagaagccaaaaaactcCAGATGCAGACAGCCCGGTACACCCTAGTAAATGGCAATCTCTACAAAAGAACGTTCAGCACCCCTTAGCCAAATGTCTTGGGCCACATCAAACAAGGCAAGTACTGGAAGAAGTGAACGAAGGGCACTGCAGCGCCCATATGGGAAACCGCGCCCTCGTTCGATGCCTCATTGGCACAGGGTACTACTGGCCCACTATGAAAAAAGAAGTCACCGACTATGTCATCAAGTACGCCTCTATGATACATCAAACAGGAGAACTCCTTCATTTCGTCACTTCGCCATTGCCGTTcataaagtggggaatggacatagtcgaCCCCCTCCCAGCAGGACAAGGTAAggtacgcttccttttggttttaactgactacttctctaaatgggtggaagcaggtgcatacactcaGATACGTGAGAAGGAGGCCATCtccttcatatggaaaaacattaTATGCCGCTTTGGCATCCTCAAAGAAATCAACTACGACAACGGGCCTCAGTTCGTCGAAAAAAGAACGACTGAGTTTTTCGAAAAGTGGCGCATCAAACGAATACTCTCCATACCATACCACCCTGCCGCCAATTgtcaagccgaatcctccaataaagtaatattgaacatattgaaaaagaagcttgagGAAGCTAAAGGGCTATGGCCTGAACTACTACCGAAAGTATTGCATACCATACTACGCCAAAAACCAGCATAGGAGAAATGCCATATTCACTGGTCTACGGGACCGACGCAGTTATACCCATCGAGGTCGGGGAACCCAGTTTGAGATTCTCCAACGATAGCAGAACATGCAACGACAaaagtaggctacaagatctgAATGAAGTTGAAGAACAAAGAGACATGGACCACATAAGAATGGTATCCCAGAAGCAGCATgtagaaagatactacaacaagagAGCCAAGGTGCGACCATTCAAAATTAGCGACTACGCCCTCAAGGACAAAACACAAGCGTTAAAAGaccctaatgagggaaaattgggaACGAACTAGAACGGACCGTAGAAAATCATAGCAGTAGCAAACAAAGGAGCGTTTTAGCTAaaaacaatggagggaaaactactccaaaataactggaatgtcgcccatctcaagtacttccacttctaaaagaaggcgtcacctaagtcgtactctttttcccccACCCAGGTTTTATCCCAATCGGGTTTTCCtggggaggtttttaacgaggcggcaAGGGGGACACCTTAAGGAATGCCATGTTGTTCATTACCTTGACCCGTCGATATGACCTCCGAACCGAAGTAATGAAGGGACTACATAtagataatcaaatctccattgtatttacggaatcaaatctccattgtatgtacagaATTGGATCTCCACTAGTCAGCATGTGACGTCTTCCTACGGGAATACGATCAAATCTCCAACAATGTAAgtttgaccttgttcgaatcacgacaggatTCTACTtcaacgacagttcgaagcaacatcccaatgtccaaggccatcgacgacaatgtaagttcgacctcgttcgaaccacgacatgattctacttcgacgatagtttgaagcaacatcccaatggccaaggccatcgacaacaATGTAAgctcgacctcgttcgaactacaacgggattctacttcgatgacaatttgaagcaacatcccaatggccaaggtcaTCGACAACAatgtaagttcgacctcgttcgaaccacgacgggattctactttGATGACACTTCGAAGAAACATCCCAATGGGcaaggccatcgacgacaatGTAAGTTTGACCTCGTTCAAACTACGACGGGAGTCTAATTCGATGACAGGTCGAAGCAACACCCCACTGGCCAAAGCCATCGACGAAAACATAAGTTCGaactcgttcgaactacgatgaGATCCCGcctcgacgacagttcgaagcaacatcccaatagcCGAGGGCGTCAACAATATCATGTATGCGatgaatgaaagaaaaaaaacacaagccgacaaaaGTAAATTTTACATTACAGCAAAACATCATTTACACTGGCCTCTATAAACGGGCCCAAGTACTACCCGTGCAAAAATCCCTAAACAAAAGCAAATACAAACTAAGACTAAACATCATCCCTAGCGGGGTAAGTGTTTTCGTACCACGAATCTGAAGTAAGGCAATTCGCATCATCAGAGTTGATATCATCCCCGTCAGGTGTGAGGGGGTCGTACCCGCATGACTCATGAGCTACATGAGCTTCGGTGTGCACAACCTGAACCTCCACCTCAGTATCCCTTCCCAAGGCATGAAAAGCCTTATACACATAAAGTCGAGCCTCCGCATGGACCCACAACTCGTATAAACAATAGGGCACAATCGGATCGGCTGAGGCGCGAGACGTAGAAGGCTGAGAATGTCGACGCGCATTCTCCGCCCTCAGCGAGGCTATTTGTCTGTCTAGTGCAGTCAGTTCTGCCTCCAGTTCTTTGACACGCCCTTCGAGCATTGCCACCCACCGACCAGAGGCTTCCTTTTCCTCAGTCAACTCTAACTTAACAATGCGGAGGGCATCTTCTAAAGATACCTATTTAGAAATAGTTGCCACCAGCTTATCAGCGCTAACGTTCAGCTCGCCTTTAAGCCCCTCAATCTCCGCTACCTTTGTACTCAACTCAGCGGTCAAGTCGGCCACCTTCACCAGTAAGTCGGCATTCTCAGCCGTCACCCCCTACTCAACTCGAGCTTGTCCTCTTTCGCCTTAAGGGAGACCTCTAACTCACTATTACGGGCGACAACCTTCACGAGCTCTTTGTCCCTATCCCTCAGCGCCTCAATCTTGCGCTCCAACTGGTCCTCCTGCTGCTTGAGCCCCTTACGGAAAACTTGAAACTCAGGGTCCTGATGGTAAATATCGGCCATCGCCTGGTGCTTAGCCCGATACTGATGATATTTGGATGACATCTTCTCATAAAGGCCCGTCCTTCTCCTCTATCGATGCTCTCTCTCTACCTCTATGATGAGGGTCTTACAAAAAAGAAGGGAAGAAGTCAGAAACAAAGTATAAAACGACGATTATCGCACCAACCCAATGAcgaaaagagaaggaaaggcaCCTACCTGCAAGGCCATACCAGTGACCTTATGAGATAACTCCATGTCGCTCCTAGCCCTAAGCATCTCGCTTTCAAGAGCGACACATAGAGGAGCTAGGGCCGATGCCACTTGCTCGTTGTTCAGTAGAAAGTTGTAGTTCCCTGGAATGACCACATGACGGTCAGATCCGTCCATCCTAACCTCCACATGGGTATGGCGACTCACAAATTCATTAACATCCTTTGGGTCGATATCTGAACCTGAGTCTCCACCCTCAACACGATGTCCCCCAATTTTGGACGACACACCACCCTCAACAGAGCACACTGAACCAACTCCTCGGCCAACTCCCTCCACTTGGGGAGATCTCCTTGACAAAATGGCATCGGCCATGAACACATGCACAGGGGCTGTCCGGGACACCCTGCTGCCATTAGCATCCGTATCCATGCCTTTCCCCAACTTAATCCTCCTCCTTTTCCCCGACAACGGCTCGTCCCCGTTAGAGGATTCATCCAAAGGACGTGAGGTCGGTATCGAAGAAACCTCTTCCCTCGCGGACATGACTCGAGACGGATCTCCCAATTGGATAGGTTGAGGGTGACCCTCTCGAACAGACTCACTCAAGACAAATTGCGTATCTGCAGTGGCAACGGTTTGTTGAAAAGTGGGGACTAGCGCCCTCCGCTTGGAAGCACCTCGATCTGTCATCACAGAAGTTTGTACCATTAAGTAAGGTCGCATGGCTAACGAAGTAGTAAGCAAGACGTTTACCTGAGGAAACGTTAGGGCTATAACGTTGCACGAAGGCGAGCCAAGTTCGAGTTTCTGCTGCGTGAGGCAACAGGCGGGCTACCCAATctctggtggtgaagatggacgacatGACCAACCGTCGTTtctatgaaaattatttttatgtgcGGACTGAACATATTGTGGTAGACCCAACGGGATTCCCTGAGAGATGGAACTTCGCACGCAAGTTTGTGTTTTGTCAGTGAAATGTTCGATTGTTTTCTGCGAGTACTAAACTTTATCTCGTCTTTACAGCTGAGAGATGCCCTCTACGCCTGTCAAAGGTATCCGTGAATGGGTGGAGGCCATACTTCCCCATACGGTGGGGATTCACACATGGTCGACCTTTCACGAGAGGTTCGGACGCAGACCCCTTACAGGTGAGATGTCGCCTTTGCTTACTAGTTTGTCTCTTCTCCCCCTTTTCTTTTGTTCAGCCTCTTATGTGTCGTTTGTCATTGCCAGGGAGAGTGCGGAGAGCGAGGGCTCATCCGTTAGCTTTTCACCAGCCGGTCGTATCTACTCACCCTATCGCAGTTCCCATTGCTCAACCTTCATCGAGGGTCGCTTCAGTTGAGTCTGCAGCCTTGGTTACTCCAGTGAGGGCCGCTTCTCAGGAGGAGGTTCCGACCGGTATCGTTCGTCCAACGAATGAGTCACTGTCTACTGGAGAGGAAAAGGGGTCGTCGAAGAGGCGGAGGGTAGAGTTTATGACGGCGCCCCTACAGTAATTCATTTGGATGACTCTCCCCCGGTGGGCTCTGGAGAGGGTGTTATCACGGCTCCCCCCTTAGGGGCGAAGCAGACCATTGAAATTGTCGGTGGTCGCGATCAGCAATCGGAAACTTTTGGCATTATTGATGATCAACAACCTATCGTGGTAGAGAATCAGACTTCTGGGGCTGTCGTTGTGATTTCAGACGTGCCCTCATCTTTTACAGCGGGTCGTGTTTCCTCTTCCGTAGCAGAAAGGGGGAAAGGCGTGGTGGTTGAAGACTATGAATCTGAGTCCGATCTGGACCCTGACAATGTTAGGATGTTTGAGAAGGGTCTTACTCATTCGGTGGTCAATGAGGGGGGCTCGGCCCGTACTCTTCAGATCCCTTCTGGTGTTAATCTTTTGGCAGAAAAGGGAGGATATGGTACCGCAATTCAGCCTGTTATGCTCCAAAGCTAAGAATGAGTCCCTTCGGTCCTTTCCTGATGCCGAGTTGAAGGACGAGGTGTCCGTCATGGGCTTAAGGGTACGTTAGATTTCATTTTCACTTTATGCTTTTGCCCTTCTCAAAAGTACTAGTTTTAACCTGTCTTTACATTTTCCAGGCATATATGGTGGAAGTGGAAAGCATTCAGGCCAATATTCGGGCAAGGATTTTCTTGAAGATGCTGGAGAAATATCACCACTATCGCGATAGGTGTCGCGAGATGCATGAGCGGCTAAGGACGGATCCCCGTAATCGGGCTCTtggtgaggagttggagaaaagggaCCAGGAATTTATGCAGACCATCCGCAGCAAGAGCGAACTCGAGGAGCAACTTCGAATTAAGAACGAGGAGCTCGAGTTGGGTAGGGGGTCACAGAGGAGTGTGAGCATCTGCAGGGTAGGTTGAGGTGATGCAGTCAGAGATGGATCAGAACTTGGTCAAGGTCGAGGCGATGAGCATGGAATGGATGAGAAAATTGACTGCGATGGAGAGCAAAATCGCTGGATTAGAGAACATTGAGAGTGCCTGGTCTGAGGCTTTGGCGAGGGCGACTACCCTGGAGAACACCATCTGCATTCTCCAATCCGAACAGGAGTTGGAGACATCGACAACTACCCTTATGGAGGCGAGGCTCGAGGAGCACATCGACATGATTGATCAGGAGGCATCGGTTCTGGGAGATCGGGTCGCGGCCCTGGAGGCAGAAAATGAGCGATTATAGGCTCAGGTTGAGCTATCTTCTGCTGCCATTACTTGCCAAATACATGAGCTCTGGGTTTATGCTGAAGCCCAATGGGACATGTATAGGAGTTTGTGGGAGGTGGGCACCGCGACTGAGGCTGCTTATGAAGAAGCGTGAGCGAAAGCTCGGGAGGCTCGCGTTAACTGTGGATACGATGCGACGATGCCCGAAGTGAATGGGGATGCGGATGATGGTAATGGAGAACTTCTTAGAGACGGTGATGATAGTGGTGATGGTGACGGCGGTGAAGACACCGAATGAAGAATGTTgccctttgtttttattttcattttgtttaTCGACTGTCGTctgttcgtttttttttctttggttgGCCTGGGCCATATGTTTAGCCCCAACTGTGACTTTACATGAATAAAAGTTCTTTTCTTCGCTATTTGCCTTGTACTTCACTTTTTATTTCAACTG
Coding sequences within:
- the LOC138879996 gene encoding uncharacterized protein: MADIYHQDPEFQVFRKGLKQQEDQLERKIEALRDRDKELVKVVARNSELEVSLEDALRIVKLELTEEKEASGRWVAMLEGRVKELEAELTALDRQIASLRAENARRHSQPSTSRASADPIVPYCLYELWVHAEARLYVYKAFHALGRDTEVEVQVVHTEAHVAHESCGYDPLTPDGDDINSDDANCLTSDSWYENTYPARDDV